taaaaatataatttttcgttaaaattaaacaataaataaaatatttctttaAAACTTTCAACCTAAAAAACTTGAAGAAGATCAAGCACGGAAAGGCATCTTTCTTATCATATCTATCACGTGACCGACACTTGTCTCCTCTTGTGcacaacgaaaaaaaaaatcaaaatttatgtCTATCTACTTTTGGGAATTCTGAAGTGACATGACAGCACGAACAAGgaaaaaatacaatataaaaaaGATAACCttccaaaagagaaaataaaaataaaaatattagaaCGTGGCAATTATTGCGCAAAAGTCCTAAAAGGCGCGTAATCTCACGCTTCCAAAAGGTCGTGGCTCTAAGTTgagaattaataaataaataaataaagtctATTCGATTTTCTGAGAAAATCGGATGCGGATAAGAAGGAAAAAGACAGCTCCCCTTATCAGAGCGAATCCCACCATACACGTGTAGAACGTTTCCCTCCATCACACGTGTCAGCAGCTAGGTCCCTCACCTCAATCACTAATCCGTGTGGCCTCCATGCCACCAATCGCAACCCTGTTTAGTAATCTTTTCCATTTAGTCATTAGATGACGCTCAAATCATGGCCCATCGATACCCACACTCCCACACACGCTCAAATTACCTCAATTGCCATCGCCTAAAAGCTTCACAGCCATATTCAACGTAAGATAAGATTGTAATTTTACAAATCGAGTGCCCCTATCGCATTAAGCCTTGGTAATTtgctttttaattatttatatttaaacaataaagatttaaaaaataataaaaaaatagttttgttCTTCTCCTACCCCTACGCAGTACCCATCCATTTATTCAGAGCCTGCTTCACcatttgctttctttctttcgCCTTCCTCCCATCGCTTCCCTTTCCCCTCTTATTTTACCGATTTGCCCCTCAAAACCTACCCcatatcatcatcttcttctttttccgtCAGATCCATTTCAGTCACAGCCTCCATTTTAGGGTTTTGCTGTTCCGGCTCGGCCCCCGCAACCCCTATCGTTTCCGCCGATCCGATTCCCCCAATTGTTCTCGATTAACCCTAATTTTGACAAACCCCAGAGGCGCCGATCCCCTAAATACCGCCGCCCAGTTGTTCTTGATTTGTTCCCATCCCGTTGACTCTGTTTCAGAGTTTAAGACGCTCTGCGTGCAGTGGGGGACCGGATTCAGGGTAGAGCAAGTTTCGGATTCGCCGTTCACGTGATGTTGAGTACTGGATTGCCGTTCACGCGTGGCCGCGGAGAGGATCGATTTTACGACCCGGCGAGAGCTCGTAGGGCCCACCAGAACCAGAAGGCGGAGCAACTTCGCAGAGCTCAGAGCGACGTCACGCCCAGTCCATCTCCTTCCTTGAAGGGTAACCCCAACCGGGAGCCGGAGAACCGGACCGGGTCTGATGAGCCGCCCCAGCCCGTCGCCGTGCCTGCTTTTGAGCCCGTCGTGAAACCCTTGAGTAATCTCGAGCGGTTCTTGCAGTCGATCTCTCCGTCCGTCCCGGCCCAGTGCCTTTCCAAGGTGTTTGCTTGAATATAATTTGTgcaactttttgggtttttttgtttgttaatcttgTAATTAATTGTTTGGTTGCAGAGGACGATGAGAGGATTGAGTACATGCGACGTGGAATATCAGCCATACTTCGTTCTGGGGGATTTATGGGAGTCCTTCAAGGAGTGGAGTGCTTATGGTGCAGGAGTACCTCTGATTTTGAATGACAGTGACTCTGTGGTTCAGTACTACGTCCCTTACTTGTCCGGCATTCAAATATACGGCCACTCTGCGAAATTGGCAACGAAGACAGGGTATTACATTTTACTCCATACTTTTGACTTAATTAGATAATCATTTGTTTCGTAGAATAATTTCGATTTAGTTCTAGTTGATTTATAGTCACACGCATGCAGTGTTTGTATTTTCTTCATGGTAGTGAATAAGTGAGTACCCAAATTTTTGTCTGCTGGATAAGTGTACTGTTATATCTCTGCAAAATGTATTTTGTCCAGCATGTATTCAGAGGTAAATCCAAAACAGAATACGAGAATTTATTGTTGTTCTTGATGGTATGGCGCGTGCACTTATGGGAAACGGGTTTCATGGATTACTATGATTGTTTACTCCTTGCATCAGAATCTATGCTTTTTAACAGAATCATTGTTGACTGAATATTGCACATTTGCCTACTTtagtttacatattttcttttcatcaaaACTGGAATGAATTATTTCATTTGTTATTCAAAGTTTGATGTTCGTTTATTGATAGGCGACCAGATGAGGACAGTGATAGTGATTTCAGGGATTCTAGCAGTGACGGTAGCTGTGATTACGAAATTCCTCGTACGATAGAAAGATTATCTTTGAGAGACCCACATTTACCACCCCACGAAGACTGCTCCAGTGATGAGGGCGAATCTATaaattctcaaggttgcttactgtttgagtattttgaacGGGACCTTCCTTATTGCCGTGAGCCTTTAGCTGACAAggttattatttcatttctctctaatcttgttattttgttttgaacAAATAGTAATGTATCCGGGTATTTATGACTTccctctttttgggttttgttctgAATTTTCCCTTTCTACAGATACTAGATCTCGCGTTCCATTTTCCTGAGCTAAAGATACTAAGAAGCTGTGATCTACTGCCAACCAGCTGGATATCTGTTGCATGGTACTATAAATCTCTGTTTTTGTTTACTCTTTGTACACTGTCGTGTGACTAATTGGTTTTGGTGTGACCTTTTCAGGTATCCAATATATAGGATTCCAACAGGACCAACTTTAAAGGATCTTGATGCGTGCTTTCTAACGTACCATTCACTTTGTACACCTATGAGAGGTAATTCTTAGTTCTGTTAGTTTTGCTTAGGGTGAAAGTTTGTTCCCTCCCTGACTTTTGGTCTGCATAATTGATACCTTTGGGATGGCACTCTATTTCAGTTTGGAGTTTTGATCTGATTTTATAGTTTTAATCATACATCATAATGTGAGATGCCACATTGTTTCGTTTGGTGCTTTGGTCTGATCATATATCTTTTATTCATAGGGCGTACTTAGATAAGGAAATATATATTTCTGCAACTACTTATGTAGTTGATTGATTTTCTTATAGATTGTGTCTTTTAATTTTAGCATTTACTGCATATGGGCATTTTGCACTGTtgattaaagaaaattattgtCAGTGCACCGCATATGCTGATATCTGCATAATGCCCAAGTTAATCTTGTCTTATCTCCCgtacatgcatgcatgttcCATATCAAAATGGACATGCAATCTGGTAGACAGATATCGAGGATGACTTCATTACGTGTGAAGTATGACTAGATTTTAGCTGTGATAGTTGTTTGCTTTAGAATAATGTATAAGATTTGTATCTATTCTGGGAGGTGTTTGATAATCTTGTCTCTTTGTTGATTATGTTTCAGGTGTACAAGATGACCGGGCTCCTGTATTGACACATCCAAGTGACATGGACGGTGTCCCTAAGATGTCGTTACCTGCTTTTGGCCTTGCATCATACAAATTCAGAGGTTCCTTGTGGACGCCGAGTGGTGGATGTGAACGCCAGTTAGCCAGCTCTCTTTTGCAGGCTGC
This Pyrus communis chromosome 6, drPyrComm1.1, whole genome shotgun sequence DNA region includes the following protein-coding sequences:
- the LOC137737430 gene encoding uncharacterized protein is translated as MLSTGLPFTRGRGEDRFYDPARARRAHQNQKAEQLRRAQSDVTPSPSPSLKGNPNREPENRTGSDEPPQPVAVPAFEPVVKPLSNLERFLQSISPSVPAQCLSKRTMRGLSTCDVEYQPYFVLGDLWESFKEWSAYGAGVPLILNDSDSVVQYYVPYLSGIQIYGHSAKLATKTGRPDEDSDSDFRDSSSDGSCDYEIPRTIERLSLRDPHLPPHEDCSSDEGESINSQGCLLFEYFERDLPYCREPLADKILDLAFHFPELKILRSCDLLPTSWISVAWYPIYRIPTGPTLKDLDACFLTYHSLCTPMRGVQDDRAPVLTHPSDMDGVPKMSLPAFGLASYKFRGSLWTPSGGCERQLASSLLQAADDFLRKHQVNHPDFLFFSRR